TGCTGGAGCTGTTCGCCGCGCACGAGCATGTGCTGGCCGAGCCGGCGCCGACGGTGTTCATCGACTCGATCGCCGGTGGCATGATCGCCATCAACAGCTTCGCCTACGTGTCCAGTCCGCGCGCGGCCTATGGCACGCGCAGCGATCTGTTCTTCCAACTGCTGCAGGCCCTGGCCGACGCGCGGATCGCGCTGTCCACACCGCAGGATGTACGGATTGTCGATGCGGCGCCGCAGGCGACCGGTCAGGAGCACGCGCCGGACTGAGCCAAGGCGCGGATGCCTGGGGAACGACGGTGTCCAGACGTTCCAGGCCAGGCCGCTCATGCGCGCAACCACCGCACACCGGCGGTGTAGGCTGCGGCGACACAGGAGCCCGTCAATGCACCCCATCCTCGCGCAGCTGCCGCCCGCGCAGCGCCAGGCGCTCGAGCAGGCCTACGCCACGCCGCCGCGCGCCTACCATTCCATCGACCACGTGCAGGAGGTGCTGCGCCAGGTGGATGTCGTCGCGCAGGGGCCGGGCTGGCGCCAGCCGCGCGAGGTGCAGCTGGCCGCGCTGTACCACGACGCGATCTACGTGGCCGGACGCGGCGACAACGAGGCACGTTCGGCGCAGCTGGCGCGGGCGCATCTGGCGCAGTGGCCGCAGCCGGGCGTGGACATGGTGCGCGTAGCCGACCTGATCGAACTCACCGCGCGCCATGGCGGCCTCTCGCCCGGCGATGTCGACGCCGAGGCGGCGCTGTTCCTGGACTGCGACATGGCGATCCTGGGCGCGGCGCCCGAGGTGTTCGACGCCTACGACCGCGGCATCGCCAGCGAGTATGCCGGCGTGGTGCCCGGCTTCATCTTCCGCCGCAAGCGCAGACAGTTCCTCAAGGACCTGCTGCAGCGCGAGCGCATCTACCTGAGCGAGTTCTTCCACGCGCGCCTGGACGCGGCCGCGCGCGCGAACCTGCGGCGCGCGACGCGCTGAGGAAGGCCTCGCCCCACACCTGGCGTCCCGCGCTTCGCTTCTCCTCTTGCGCAACAGGGGGGAGGGAGTGGGCTGGATCAGTCCCCCGGCGCGCTCAGGATCGCCGCGTCGAACGCCATCAACATCGTCATGTGCCCGCGTTCATCGGCGCAGCCCTCGCCACTGCACGATTTGCTGCACCGCACACGCGATCTGTCATGTTCACGACCCGTCCGCGTCACCGGTCTTGAACACTTGCCTGCGCATCATGCGCCCACGTTCCGCGACCGCCGGGGTTGAAGCCCCGCTTCCTTCCGGCCCTCGCGGACGACCAATGCGGTCGTCAGCCCCCGATGCGACGACCTTTCGCCCAGGCTGCCGCGCCCACGCCGGCGCGGTGGCCCGAGGCGAAACACGCGGTGAGCAGATAGCCACCGGTCGGGGCCTCCCAGTCCAGCATCTCGCCGGCGCAGAATGTGCCGGGCAGCGCCTGCAGCATCGCGCCGGCATCCAGCGCTTCCAGGCGCACGCCACCGGCGCTGCTGATCGCTTCGGCCACCGGCCGTGGACGCAGCAGCGTCAGCGGCAGGCGGTGGATCGCCTGCGCCAGTGCGGCGGCGTCTTGGCGGGCGGTGGCATCGACCGTTTCGAACACCAGCGCGGCCTTGGCGCCGTCGATGCCGGTGGCGCGGCGCAGATGCTCGCCGACCGAGCGGCCCTTGCGTGGCCGCGACAGTTCGGCGACCAGCCGCGGCAGGTCGCGGCCCGGGGCCAGATCCAGCTGCAGCGTGGCCTGTCCGTCGCGCGCGATCGCCTCGCGCAGCGCGGGGGCGATGGCATAGATCAGGCTGCCCTCGATGCCGGTCTCGGTGAGCACGCATTCGCCCTGCAGCGCATGCGCCGCACCCTGCGCATCGCGCCAGTGCGCGATCACCGGTTTGAGCGGCGCGCCGGCGTGCTGGCGCATGTGCGCGCTGAAGGCGATGTCGAAGCCGCAGTTGGCGGCCTTGAGCGGCACGACCTCCACGCCGCGCGCGGCCAGCCACGGCTGCCAGGCGCCGTCCGACCCCAGCTGCGGCCAGCTCGCCCCGCCCAGCGCCAGCACCGTGGCATCGGGCGTCAGGCGCAGCGGGCCATCGGGCGTCTCGAAACGCAGTGCGCCGCCGGCCTCCCAGCCGGTCCAGCGATGCTGGACGTGGAAGCGCACGCCCTGGTCCTTGAGCCGGCGCACCCAGGCGCGCAGCAGCGGCGCCGCCTTCAGGTCGCTGGGGAAGACACGCCCCGAACTGCCGACGAAGGTCTCCACGCCCAGCCCGCGCGCCCAGGCGCGCAGCGCCTCGGCATCGAAGTCGTCCAGCCAGGTGCCGACCTGCGCGGCGCGTTCGAAATAGCGGGCATCGAACCGCGGGCGCGGCTCGGAGTGGGTGAGGTTCATCCCGCCCTTGCCGGCGATCAGGAACTTGCGCCCGACCGAGCCCTTGGCCTCGTAGACATCCACCGCAAGGCCCGCCGCGCGCGCGGTCTGCGCCGCCATCAGGCCGGCCGGGCCGCCACCGATCACGGCCAGGGTGGGGGCAGGGGAGAGAGCATCGGACATCGCGCCATTATGAAGGCGCGCGCGCATGACCGATGGCAGGCCACGGCCCCGCGCGCGGCGGCTATCGTGCGAGGCTGTGTCTTTCCAACCGGGGAACTTCGATGCGCGTGATGCCGACCCTTGCCGGGGCGCTGTTGACTGCGGGCCTGCTGGGCGCCGCCTCTTCCGGGCAGGCGCTGTCCGTCGAGCCGCCGCCGCCGCAGCTGGTGGACTTCGACGCCTATGTCGACAAGACGCGCGAGACCTTCGATGTGCCCGGCATCGCGGTGGCCATCGTCAAGGACGGACAGGTGGTGCTCGAGCGCGGCTACGGCCTGCGCGAGTTGGGCAAGCCGGAGAGGGTCGACGCCAAAACCCTGTTCGCGATCGCATCCAACACCAAGGCCTTCACCTCCGCCTCCATCGCCATGCTCGCCGACGAGGGCAAGCTGAGCCTGGACGATCGCGTCATCGACCACCTGCCCTGGTTCCGCATGTCCGATCCCATGGTCACCCATGAACTGCGCATCCGCGACCTGCTCGCCCATCGCAGCGGCCTGTCGCTGGGCGCCGGCGACCTGCTGTACTGGCCGACCACGACGTACTCCAACCGGGAGGTCGCGCAGCGGCTCAAGGACGTGCCGATCAAGGGCGGCTTCCGCTACCAGTACGCCTACGACAACATCCTGTTCGGCGTGGCCCAGCTGGTGATCGAGCAGGCCTCGGGCATGCCGTACAAGCAGTTCCTGCAGCAGCGCTTCTTCAAGCCGCTGGGCATGGACGACACGGTCTACAACAGCGACGACCTCAAGCCCGGCGACGATGTGGCCACCGGGCATTCCAAGGAGGACTTCACCCGGCTGGTGCCGGCGCCGCGCATGACCTGGTCCAACGTCGGCGGCGCCGGCGGGATCTATTCCAGCGTGCACGACCTGTCCAAGTGGGCGATCGCCCAGCTCAACGGCGGGGTGATCTCGGGAGAGGGCGAAAACGCAAAGCGCCTGTTCAGCGCCAGGCGCCAGGCCGACATGTGGACCATGCTCACGCCCATCCCGGTGTCCGAGCCCTCGGTGCCGGAGCTCGCCGCGGTCAAGCCCAACTACTTCGGCTATGGCGAGGGCTGGATGCTCTCGGACTATCGCGGCCGCAAGCTGGTCTGGCACACCGGCGGCTGGCCCGGCATGGTCTCGCGCATCACGCTGGTGCCGCAGGAGAAGCTGGGCGTGATCGTGCTGACCAACCAGGAGGTCGGCGCCGCCTTCAACGCGGTCACGATGCGCGCGCTGGACGCCTACCTGGACGCGCCGAAGACCGACTGGAACTCGGCCTACGCCAAGGCCGTGGCCAAGTCGCACGGCGATGCCGACGAAAGCTGGGCCAAGCACCAGGCCGCGCGCGACGCCAGCTCCAGGCCCTCGCTGCCGCTGGCCCGCTACGCGCAGACCTATCGCGATGCCTGGTATGGCGACATCGTGATCGCGCAGGAGCAGGGCAAGCTGGTGATCCGCTTCAGCAAGACGCCGCAGCTGGTCGGCGAGCTCAGCCACTGGCAGCACGACACCTTCGTGGTGCGCTGGCGCGAGCGCTGGCTCAACGCCGATGCCTTCCTCACCTTCCAGCTGGATGCCGACGGCCAGATCACCAGTGCGAGCATGGCGCCGATCTCGCCGCTGACCGACTTCAGCTTCGACTTCCAGGACCTGGAACTGAAGCCGGTGAAGGCGAAGACGGCGCAGTGAGCCTGCGCCGCGTGAGGTGAGCGCCGCTCGGTCGGCCTGTTCGACCCGTTGGCGGCGATGAGGCTTTTCATGTGGGAGCCGCCATGGCGGCGAGGGGTCCTACCGGGAAAGCCTCATCGCCGCCAGGGCGGCGCCCACCGAGCGCCAAGCGCTACGGCGCCTTGACGTCCAGCAGCTCCACATCGAACACCAGCGAAGCACCCGGCGGGATCACCCCGCCGGCGCCTTCGTCGCCGTAGCCCAGCGCGGCCGGGATCATCAGCGTGCGCTTGCCGCCGACCTTCATCCCGGCCACGCCCTGGTCCCAGCCCTTGATGACCTGGCCGCCGCCGAGCGGGAAGGTGAAGGGCGTGCCGCGGTCGATGGAACTGTCGAACTTCGGCCCATGCTTGTCCGGCTTGGTGTCGTCGTAGATCCAGCCGGTGTAATGCACGCTGACGTTGTCGCCCGGCTTGGCCTGCGCGCCCTGGCCGACGACGACCTCATGCACCTGCAGCGTGGCGACGCTGCCGTGCAGTTCGACCGGCGGGCGCGGCGGCGTGCAGGCGGCCAGCGCCAGGGTCAGGGCCAAGGGGATCCAGCGGCGCATCGCGTGCTCCTGTGTGTGTGCAAGGCGCGCCACGGTAGCAGCCCGCTATCCTGTGCGCATGGCCAAGCTCCTGCTCAACCTGCGCAACGTGCCCGACGACGAAGCCG
The window above is part of the Pseudoxanthomonas sp. X-1 genome. Proteins encoded here:
- a CDS encoding TIGR03862 family flavoprotein, encoding MSDALSPAPTLAVIGGGPAGLMAAQTARAAGLAVDVYEAKGSVGRKFLIAGKGGMNLTHSEPRPRFDARYFERAAQVGTWLDDFDAEALRAWARGLGVETFVGSSGRVFPSDLKAAPLLRAWVRRLKDQGVRFHVQHRWTGWEAGGALRFETPDGPLRLTPDATVLALGGASWPQLGSDGAWQPWLAARGVEVVPLKAANCGFDIAFSAHMRQHAGAPLKPVIAHWRDAQGAAHALQGECVLTETGIEGSLIYAIAPALREAIARDGQATLQLDLAPGRDLPRLVAELSRPRKGRSVGEHLRRATGIDGAKAALVFETVDATARQDAAALAQAIHRLPLTLLRPRPVAEAISSAGGVRLEALDAGAMLQALPGTFCAGEMLDWEAPTGGYLLTACFASGHRAGVGAAAWAKGRRIGG
- a CDS encoding serine hydrolase; its protein translation is MPTLAGALLTAGLLGAASSGQALSVEPPPPQLVDFDAYVDKTRETFDVPGIAVAIVKDGQVVLERGYGLRELGKPERVDAKTLFAIASNTKAFTSASIAMLADEGKLSLDDRVIDHLPWFRMSDPMVTHELRIRDLLAHRSGLSLGAGDLLYWPTTTYSNREVAQRLKDVPIKGGFRYQYAYDNILFGVAQLVIEQASGMPYKQFLQQRFFKPLGMDDTVYNSDDLKPGDDVATGHSKEDFTRLVPAPRMTWSNVGGAGGIYSSVHDLSKWAIAQLNGGVISGEGENAKRLFSARRQADMWTMLTPIPVSEPSVPELAAVKPNYFGYGEGWMLSDYRGRKLVWHTGGWPGMVSRITLVPQEKLGVIVLTNQEVGAAFNAVTMRALDAYLDAPKTDWNSAYAKAVAKSHGDADESWAKHQAARDASSRPSLPLARYAQTYRDAWYGDIVIAQEQGKLVIRFSKTPQLVGELSHWQHDTFVVRWRERWLNADAFLTFQLDADGQITSASMAPISPLTDFSFDFQDLELKPVKAKTAQ
- a CDS encoding FKBP-type peptidyl-prolyl cis-trans isomerase; translated protein: MRRWIPLALTLALAACTPPRPPVELHGSVATLQVHEVVVGQGAQAKPGDNVSVHYTGWIYDDTKPDKHGPKFDSSIDRGTPFTFPLGGGQVIKGWDQGVAGMKVGGKRTLMIPAALGYGDEGAGGVIPPGASLVFDVELLDVKAP